Part of the Amorphus orientalis genome is shown below.
CTCTCGGCGCCGATGGGAAGCTGCATGACCAGCGGCTTCGTCCCGAGCCGCTCCTCGATCATCTTCAGGCAGCGGAAATAGTCCGCGCCGAGCTTGTCCATCTTGTTGACGAAGATCATCCGCGGAACGGAATACTTGTCAGCCTGGCGCCACACGGTCTCCGTCTGCGGCTCGACACCGGCGTTGGCGTCGAGGAGCGCGATGGCACCGTCGAGCACGCGCAGGGACCGCTCGACCTCAATGGTGAAGTCGACGTGGCCGGGCGTGTCGATGATGTTCAGGCGCTTGTCCTGCCAGTAAGCGGTCGTCGCGGCCGACGTGATCGTGATGCCGCGCTCCTGCTCCTGCTCCATCCAGTCCATGGTCGCGGCGCCGTCGTGGACTTCGCCGATCTTATGGCTGCGACCGGTGTAGAACAGAATCCGCTCGGTCGTCGTGGTCTTGCCGGCATCGATGTGAGCCATGATGCCGAAGTTCCGGTAGTCTTCCATTTTATGGGTGCGGGACATGGCTCGAGCCTTCCTGACCTGAACTTCGACCGATTACCAGCGATAGTGCGAGAACGCGCGGTTGGCTTCCGCCATCTTGTGCGTGTCTTCGCGCTTCTTGACTGCGGTGCCGCGATTGTTCGCGGCATCGAGGAGCTCGCCGGAGAGCCGGTCGATCATGGTTTTGTCGTTGCGCTTGCGCGCGGCCGTGATGAGCCAGCGGATCGCCAGCGCCTGACGGCGCTCCGGGCGGACCTCAACCGGCACCTGGTAGGTCGCACCGCCGACGCGCCGCGAACGGACCTCGACCTGCGGCATGACGTTGCCGAGCGCCTCGTGAAAGACGCCGACCGGATCCTGCCGGGTCTTTCCCTCGATCGCATCGAGGGCCCCGTAGACGATCCGCTCCGCGGCCGACTTCTTGCCGTGGTACATCACCGAGTTCATGAACTTGGTGATGACGATGTCCCCATATTTGGGGTCCGGCATGATCTCGCGCTTCTCGGCGCTGTGACGGCGTGACATGTTTCCGCGTCTCCGAAACTTTCCCGGTCCTCCGGCAGCGCATCCGCGCCGGAGGGTTTTTCCTTACTTCGGCCGCTTGGCGCCGTACTTCGAACGGCGCTGCTTGCGATCCTTCACGCCCTGGGTGTCGAGCACGCCACGGATGATGTGATAGCGCACGCCCGGAAGGTCCTTCACGCGGCCGCCGCGG
Proteins encoded:
- the rpsG gene encoding 30S ribosomal protein S7, encoding MSRRHSAEKREIMPDPKYGDIVITKFMNSVMYHGKKSAAERIVYGALDAIEGKTRQDPVGVFHEALGNVMPQVEVRSRRVGGATYQVPVEVRPERRQALAIRWLITAARKRNDKTMIDRLSGELLDAANNRGTAVKKREDTHKMAEANRAFSHYRW